Proteins encoded in a region of the Vicia villosa cultivar HV-30 ecotype Madison, WI linkage group LG5, Vvil1.0, whole genome shotgun sequence genome:
- the LOC131605686 gene encoding uncharacterized protein LOC131605686, protein MSRQPILIKDLVKGNQVWKMLIRVVDLWVVIEKNGQQHVEAVIQDGQGDKIHVITRSRDFQDWVEAVKEHETYNLYNGEPVDNDVPLKVCCNPLKLIFNGGTTLTKVAIPEIPAHRFSFFPIEKFLKGDFKHDMLYDVIGVLQDVLKTQMGGGGKKSCVNVNIRDVQGNVIELVLWDDYAKQFVNYTTPNNFSGPTLILLTHAWCKPNTVSGLPCLSNAWSGSKLYFNLDHPQVDQYKASFGDNMPAPSQSMTCDSSIQSRDSFWTKLSEVKSVRAISEFGKDCYATTIGTTIGFNASRCGWYFESTGNTEAEPVTKFKLEVEVEYENHRGVFVFWDKDCIPYTKLTAKELREVMKAAGEDNPKIWPTHLDVLLNRKLVFRVKYQSQYQRFSIVKILNEDGLYTKFHNYLTPDENTTNADVMEMDTTSPNLTPNQVTQSSEPSIGAQLPYAANQSGSPTASCSSTPAKRIATSTSVNDAIQSEELTPKQSATKAKTGKKTKHIKKE, encoded by the exons ATGTCAAGGCAGCCCATTCTGATCAAGGATCTGGTCAAAGGGAACCAAGTTTGGAAAATGCTCATTCGAGTAGTTGATTTGTGGGTTGTTATTGAAAAAAATGGTCAACAACATGTGGAAGCCGTGATTCAAGATGGACAG GGTGATAAGATCCATGTCATAACTCGGAGCAGGGACTTCCAAGATTGGGTTGAAGCTGTCAAGGAGCATGAGACGTATAATCTATACAACGGAGAGCCTGTTGACAATGATGTCCCGCTGAAGGTGTGTTGTAACCCACTCAAGCTCATCTTTAATGGAGGCACTACCCTGACCAAAGTGGCTATACCGGAAATACCAGCTCATAGATTCAGTTTTTTTCCTATTGAGAAGTTCCTCAAAGGTGACTTCAAACATGACATGTTGTATG ATGttattggggtgttacaggatgTTTTAAAGACCCAGATGGGAGGTGGGGGAAAGAAGTCTTGTGTCAACGTCAATATACGTGACGTACAGGGGAATGTCATTGAGCTGGTGCTATGGGATGATTATGCCAAGCAGTTTGTCAACTACACTACCCCTAACAACTTTTCTGGTCCTACTTTAATATTGTTGACACATGCATGGTGCAAGCCAAATACAG TATCCGGTTTACCGTGTCTTTCCAACGCATGGAGCGGCTCAAAGCTTTACTTTAACTTGGATCATCCACAAGTTGATCAGTACAAAGCAAG TTTTGGAGACAACATGCCTGCCCCTTCCCAATCAATGACTTGCGATTCATCCATTCAATCTAGAGACAGTTTCTGGACTAAATTGAGTGAGGTCAAGAGTGTCCGTGCAATATCTGAATTTGGAAAG GACTGTTATGCCACCACTATTGGGACGACCATAGGTTTTAATGCCTCCAGGTGTGGATGGTATTTTGAATCAACTGGAAACACAGAAGCCGAACCTGTTACCAA ATTCAAACTGGAGGTTGAGGTGGAGTATGAGAACCACAGGGGGGTCTTTGTTTTTTGGGATAAGGATTGCATACCTTATACTAAATTGACTGCTAAGGAACTTCGAGAAGTTATGAAAGCT GCTGGAGAGGATAATCCTAAGATTTGGCCTACTCACCTCGATGTTCTATTGAATAGGAAATTGGTCTTTCGTGTCAAGTACCAATCACAATACCAACGATTCTCTATCGTGAAGATACTTAACGAAGACGGCCTTTACACTAAGTTTCACAACTATCTCACACCAGATGAG AATACAACTAATGCTGATGTTATGGAAATGGACACCACTTCTCCAAATCTTACTCCAAACCAA GTTACACAGAGTTCTGAACCGTCAATTGGTGCTCAACTACCTTATGCTGCTAACCAATCGGGGAGTCCGACTGCCAGCTGCAGCAGTACCCCTGCAAAGAGGATTGCTACGTCGACCTCAGTGAATGATGCCATCCAGTCTGAGGAGCTCACCCCTAAGCAATCAGCCACTAAGGCCAAGACTGGAAAGAAGACAAAGCATATCAAGAAGGAATAA
- the LOC131605687 gene encoding LOW QUALITY PROTEIN: uncharacterized protein LOC131605687 (The sequence of the model RefSeq protein was modified relative to this genomic sequence to represent the inferred CDS: deleted 2 bases in 1 codon; substituted 1 base at 1 genomic stop codon) has translation MDPVDPNCSAKKARARRSLLLRDLRSKRQKYSSPQVLGGDRMMNTPMSITPRQPLKEFTPSFQNSQPGIPFSIRPTMETPRDAGTEPSISRHAFRTNLTTYQIGGLGTNLFSQFAGISADKENESFTPSSLVNLKERSPSHEMEVLGTGSSSNLHTGPPSSRPGRGRPKKGFGVPNIARNLTRKFPLLASINTSAPASTLEANEQTRIPALETLNGTDANVNFVLPTQPVQLPSDLNKASSSGSEPRSTPIPKRSRGRPRKQLADNPCPPSNLNSQFTFQSIAMNSSKPNDQPRSSCNVNTPLVTPLQIPSVRNQPVCREVPPVTQSTHNHRRTTEPTCPIFTPAVNMDFNSDSDNDSDYDPFAAYHSEDEICSDTDEHEAPLPIHGYATGIDSEYYDIGSPLIECRYCKAMMWYQERMHKSTHSANPKFMMCCGNGKVELPMLRQPPEPLATLLSDHESIVSRKFQEQIRLYNMMFAFTSPGARLDNRFNNGRGPPILRIQGQTCHRIGSMLPPQGQKPKFAQLYIYDTENEVENRMHHLRNKENIDPQVVNQLSNMLYEFNPHAKIFQMARHWLNSGEPQNLKLRLISNRSTDGRVYNQPTVSEVAALVVGDIDTAEMRDIIMQTRGGGLQRINELHAAYMAYQYPLIFPYGEDGYRPDVAHRDLPVNENSIRNRLTIREWLAFRIQTRSKEAKTLLSSRRLFQQFLVDGYTMLESEKLEWLRKNQPKLRVSKYNSLHEEGDQSQAPGLSIGKRVVLPSSFVGGRRFMDQLYYDGMAICSKVGFPDLFITFTCNPNWPEIQRVLGPLHLKPQDRPDIISRIFKIKFDQLLSDLTKKGVLGKVLASKLTFTFSIIVDVYTIEFQKRGLPHAHILIFLHPSNKYPRPEDIDKIISAEVPDPETQPRLYNLVKSHMVHGPCGLANLNSPCMKDGRCTKFYPKKFQSTTIVDQEGYPVYRRRNNGHTIQKKDIIFHSGHVVPHNPSLLLKYEAHINMEWCNQNTSIKYLFKYINKGSDRISAIIQGQDKNNVDEIKQYLDCRYISPSEACWRIFSYSIHGRKPAVERLFFHMEGENSVYYKDYEQVGDVLLKPSVTESMFTAWFEANKTYEEARLLTYGDFVSKFVYHKRSRSWKPRKRGYTIGRLIWVPQSTGELFYLRMMLTVTKGPLCYQDIKTVDGKKCKTFRDACFAMGFLQDDREFVEAIKEAHLWGSGPFLRRLFVTMLLSASMNRPEHVWRKTWRYLSDGILYDQRLLARNQGLTMSDAELKERTLMAIEILLQNNNRSLKDFKPMPVPKEDVVFFTGNRLLYDERQYDVVEQQQIFEHLSASLTDEQRGIFEEIMDAVEKQQGGVFFLYGYGGTGKTFMWKTLSAALRSKKKIVLPVASSGIASLLLPGGRTAHSRFKIPVPTLENSICNIEKQDDLAGLLKMTDLIIWDEAPMANKFCFESLDKSLRDIMSEIPHASRKVFGGKVVVFGGDFRQILPVIPRGTRSDITHATINALYLGSLXGVEAYKEHVGDGTMCEPNDGYADICIPDEFLISNFSDPIKEIVEDTYPDLIHNYLDSNYLQSRAILASTIEVVDDINQYITNLLPGEEKEYFSSDSIDKSDATSFDAYEHVTPEFLNALKTSGLPNHSIKLKVGATIMLMRNLDQSEGLCNGTRLTVTRLANHVIEAKIISGKNIGNLFYIPRMSLSPSQSPWPFKLVRRQFPIIVSFAMTINKSQGQSLDNVGLYLPKEVFSHGQLYVAISRVKAKKGLRILIHDKDKQPMSSTTNVVQRFTSILNFRLQPMSYSNISSITFERSNQSPHQRV, from the exons ATGGATCCTGTTGACCCAAATTGTTCAGCCAAAAAGGCAAGAGCAAGAAGATCGTTGCTATTGAGAGACTTGCGTTCCAAGCGACAAAAATATAGTAGTCCACAAGTACTAGGGGGCGATAGAATGATGAACACTCCAATGTCAATTACACCTAGGCAACCTTTGAAAGAATTTACTCCATCATTCCAAAACAGTCAACCCGGAATTCCGTTTAGTATACGGCCTACGATGGAAACTCCACGTGATGCCGGTACAGAACCTAGCATATCAAGACATGCTTTTAGGACAAATTTAACAACCTACCAAATAGGTGGTTTGGGAACAAATCTATTCTCTCAATTTGCAGGAATATCTGCGGACAAGGAGAACGAATCGTTCACTCCTTCATCATTGGTAAATTTAAAAGAACGGTCACCGTCTCATGAAATGGAAGTCCTTGGAACTGGAAGTTCTTCTAATTTGCACAC GGGCCCACCAAGTTCCAGACCAGGTCGGGGTAGGCCTAAAAAGGGCTTTGGGGTTCCAAATATTGCTAGGAACTTGACCAGGAAGTTTCCGTTGCTTGCAAGTATAAACACTTCTGCGCCGGCCTCTACTCTCGAGGCAAATGAACAAACCAG AATTCCAGCTCTGGAAACACTTAATGGGACAGATGCCAATGTTAATTTTGTTCTTCCAACTCAGCCAGTCCAGCTTCCATCTGATCTAAACAAAGCATCGTCTTCCGGAAGTGAACCACG AAGTACTCCCATACCCAAACGATCTAGGGGCAGGCCTAGAAAACAATTGGCTGATAATCCATGCCCGCCGTCGAATTTGAATAGCCAGTTCACCTTCCAAAGCATTGCTATGAACTCCTCCAAACCAAATGACCAACCTAGATCGAG CTGTAATGTCAACACACCATTGGTCACGCCTCTGCAAATACCCAGTGTTAGAAACCAGCCTGTTTGTCGCGAAGTACCGCCAGTAACACAGTCCACACACAATCACCGTCGTACCACGGAGCCAACATGTCCGATTTTTACACCTGCGGTCAATATGGATTTTAATAGCGACTCCGACAATGATAGCGACTACGATCCTTTTGCAG CATATCATTCCGAAGATGAAATCTGTTCAGATACAGACGAGCATGAAGCACCTTTGCCTATCCATGGTTATGCAACCGGAATTGACTCGG AATATTACGATATTGGTTCACCTCTTATCGAATGTCGTTACTGTAAAGCAATGATGTGGTATCAGGAGAGGATGCACAAAAGTACCCACTCTGCTAACCCGAAGTTTATGATGTGCTGTGGGAACGGAAAAGTTGAACTCCCAATGCTAAGGCAGCCTCCTGAACCACTTGCAACACTTTTGTCTGATCACGAAAGTATTGTTAGTCGGAAGTTTCAAGAACAAATCCGACTATACAATATGATGTTTGCATTCACATCACCGGGAGCAAGGTTGGACAATCGTTTTAACAACGGACGTGGCCCTCCAATACTAAGGATACAAGGTCAAACGTGTCATCGCATCGGAAGTATGTTGCCTCCTCAAGGTCAAAAACCAAAGTTTGCCCAGTTATATATTTATGACACCGAAAATGAGGTGGAAAACAGAATGCATCATCTAAG GAACAAAGAGAACATTGATCCTCAAGTTGTCAATCAACTGTCCAACATGTTGTATGAATTCAATCCTCATGCTAAGATCTTTCAAATGGCAAGACACTGGTTGAATAGCGGGGAACCTCAAAACCTAAAACTGCGACTTATTTCTAATCGGTCTACTGATGGTAGAGTGTATAACCAGCCAACTGTCAGTGAAGTTGCAGCCTTGGTTGTTGGAGATATTGACACGGCAGAAATGAGGGATATAATAATGCAAACTAGAGGAGGAGGACTTCAAAGAATCAATGAACTGCATGCCGCTTACATGGCCTACCAATATCCGTTGATTTTTCCGTATGGTGAGGATGGCTATAGACCTGATGTAGCCCATAGGGACCTGCCTGTCAACGAAAACAGCATTAGAAATAGGCTCACGATTCGCGAATGGCTGGCCTTTCGCATTCAAACCAGATCAAAAGAAGCTAAGACTTTGTTATCTTCTAGACGGCTGTTCCAGCAATTTTTGGTCGATGGTTACACTATGTTAGAGTCCGAGAAACTAGAATGGCTACGCAAAAATCAACCAAAGCTTCGAGTGTCCAAGTACAACTCTTTACATGAAGAGGGCGACCAAAGTCAAGCTCCAGGTTTAAGCATAGGTAAGCGAGTGGTGTTGCCTTCGTCCTTTGTTGGCGGTCGTAGGTTTATGGATCAATTGTACTATGATGGAATGGCTATATGCAGTAAAGTTGGATTTCCAGATCTGTTTATTACTTTTACCTGTAACCCGAATTGGCCGGAGATTCAAAGGGTACTTGGTCCTCTTCATTTGAAGCCCCAAGATCGGCCGGATATCATTtctagaattttcaaaatcaagtttgatcAATTGCTCTCAGATTTGACCAAAAAAGGTGTTCTTGGCAAAGTCCTAGCTT CAAAATTAACTTTTACATTCTCTATCATTGTAGATGTGTACACCATTGAATTTCAGAAAAGAGGATTGCCTCATGCCCATATATTGATCTTCTTGCACCCATCAAATAAATATCCAAGACCGGAAGACATTGACAAGATCATTAGTGCTGAAGTGCCCGATCCCGAAACACAACCTCGGCTTTACAATTTGGTGAAATCTCACATGGTTCATGGTCCTTGTGGTTTGGCAAATCTCAACTCACCCTGTATGAAAGATGGGAGGTGCACAAAGTTTTACCCTAAGAAATTCCAAAGTACAACTATAGTGGACCAAGAAGGCTACCCGGTTTATAGGAGAAGAAACAACGGACACACCATTCAAAAGAAAGACATCATTTTTCATAGTGGTCATGTGGTTCCTCACAATCCAAGTTTGTTGTTGAAGTATGAAGCCCACATCAACATGGAATGGTGCAATCAAAATACTTCTATCAAATACCTTTTCAAATATATTAACAAAGGGTCCGATAGAATTTCGGCAATCATACAAGGCCAAGACAAAAACAATGTTGACGAGATCAAACAATATTTGGATTGTCGATACATATCCCCAAGTGAAGCATGTTGGCGTATATTTTCTTATTCTATACATGGCAGAAAACCAGCCGTAGAAAGATTGTTTTTTCACATGGAAGGTGAAAACTCCGTGTACTACAAAGACTACGAGCAGGTTGGTGATGTGTTGCTTAAACCAAGTGTAACAGAGTCCATGTTTACAGCCTGGTTTGAGGCAAACAAAACTTACGAGGAAGCAAGATTACTAACTTATGGTGACTTTGTTTCTAAATTTGTTTATCACAAACGAAGTCGAAGTTGGAAACCAAGGAAGCGAGGGTATACCATTGGTCGATTGATTTGGGTTCCGCAATCCACTGGCGAGTTGTTTTATTTAAGGATGATGCTTACCGTCACAAAAGGGCCGTTATGCTATCAAGACATAAAAACGGTTGATGGTAAAAAGTGCAAAACTTTTAGAGATGCGTGCTTTGCGATGGGATTTTTACAAGATGATCGTGAATTTGTCGAGGCAATCAAAGAGGCGCATCTTTGGGGGTCGGGTCCTTTTTTACGCAGACTATTTGTGACAATGTTACTTTCGGCATCCATGAATAGACCTGAACATGTTTGGAGAAAGACTTGGAGATATTTATCGGATGGTATTCTTTATGATCAACGGTTATTGGCAAGAAACCAAG GTTTGACAATGAGCGATGCCGAGCTAAAGGAACGGACACTGATGGCTATTGAAATACTATTGCAAAATAATAATCGTAGTTTGAAGGACTTCAAACCAATGCCAGTTCCAAAAGAggatgtcgttttctttaccGGAAACAGATTACTTTATGATGAACGTCAATATGATGTTGTTGAACAACAACAAATTTTTGAACATTTGTCAGCTTCTCTTACAG ATGAACAAAGAGGAATTTTTGAGGAAATCATGGATGCCGTAGAGAAGCAACAAGGTGGTGTTTTTTTTCTGTATGGCTACGGTGGGACTGGTAAGACCTTTATGTGGAAAACTTTATCAGCAGCACTTAGGTCTAAGAAAAAAATTGTCTTGCCTGTTGCTTCAAGTGGGATTGCAAGTTTGTTGTTACCAGGTGGAAGAACAGCTCATTCTAGATTTAAGATTCCAGTTCCTACTCTAGAAAATTCTATTTGcaacattgaaaaacaagatgATCTTGCTGGGCTTCTAAAGATGACAGATTTAATTATATGGGATGAGGCTCCTATGGCTAATAAATTTTGCTTTGAATCTCTAGACAAATCCTTGAGAGATATTATGAGTGAAATCCCACATGCATCTAGGAAAGTTTTTGGTGGTAAGGTTGTTGTGTTTGGTGGTGACTTCAGACAAATTCTACCAGTTATACCAAGAGGAACTAGATCAGACATAACCCATGCAACCATAAATGCT TTATATTTGGGATCATTGTAAGGTGTTGAGGCTTACAAAGAACATG TTGGAGATGGGACCATGTGTGagccaaatgatggttatgctgaTATTTGTATTCCAGATGAGTTCTTAATTTCAAACTTTTCTGATCCCATCAAGGAAATTGTTGAAGATACATACCCTGATCTCATTCATAATTATCTTGATTCCAATTATCTTCAAAGTCGTGCAATCTTGGCTTCAACAATTGAGGTTGTTGATGATATCAACCAATATATCACAAATCTGCTTCCAG gagaagagaaagaatactTCAGTAGTGATTCTATTGATAAATCTGATGCAACTAGCTTTGATGCATATGAGCATGTGACACCTGAATTCCTAAATGCTCTCAAAACTTCGGGATTGCCTAACCATTCCATCAAGTTGAAAGTTGGTGCCACTATTATGTTAATGCGCAATCTAGATCAGTCGGAAGGGTTGTGCAATGGTACAAGGCTAACTGTAACCAGGCTTGCTAATCATGTCATTGAAGctaagatcatttctggaaaaaatATTGGTAACTTATTTTATATTCCTAGAATGTCTCTATCCCCCTCACAATCCCCATGGCCGTTTAAATTGGTAAGACGCCAGTTTCCAATTATTGTTTCATTTGCCATGACTATTAACAAATCCCAAGGGCAATCACTTGATAATGTTGGTCTGTATTTGCCTAAAGAAGTTTTTAGTCATGGTCAATTATATGTGGCTATCTCAAGAGTCAAAGCGAAAAAGGGTTTAAGGATTCTTATTCATGACAAAGATAAACAACCTATGAGCTCTACCACCAATGTT GTCCAAAGATTCACATCAATTTTGAATTTCAGGCTGCAGCCAATGTCGTATTCAAACATAAGTTCCATTACATTTGAAAG GTCCAACCAATCACCTCATCAAAGAGTTTAA
- the LOC131607700 gene encoding uncharacterized protein LOC131607700, whose product MAGLLRNIFGGNDGGNNGTVDAFNNTCGHQDFDEAEFKTGATVTNGGYTSHRNNGTKNAFNNSYGGTQKFGKAKFDTGARIGN is encoded by the coding sequence ATGGCTGGTTTATTGAGAAACATCTTTGGTGGGAATGATGGTGGAAACAATGGAACTGTTGATGCATTTAACAACACTTGCGGCCATCAAGATTTCGATGAGGCTGAATTCAAAACTGGTGCAACAGTTACCAATGGAGGTTACACTAGCCACCGTAACAACGGAACTAAAAATGCATTCAACAACTCATATGGAGGAACTCAGAAATTTGGAAAGGCCAAATTCGATACCGGAGCCAGGATTGGAAATTAA